In the genome of Paenibacillus pabuli, one region contains:
- a CDS encoding saccharopine dehydrogenase family protein — MKDQIWVVGGYGQVGQMICTELARSFPGKVWAAGTRMNRAEEFSRSTGGLVQPLQLDVRKAMDPVQLQSVKLVIMCVDQTGPRFVEACAKAGTDYIDISANYDFLGQVEQLHSRMQRSKATAMLSVGLSPGVTNLLVREAGAHMEQVDEVDITVMLGLGEKHGKAAVEWTVDQMNATYQVMKKGKPAEVHSFHDGKWIDFGADLGRRKAYRFNFSDQHVVARTLRIPTVSTRLCLDSRWMTRSMAISKRIGLFSLLRIASLRNGTVKAFGVIPGGEPMFAVKVDAVGWKKGKPIHVEQLLVGEREADATAAVAVAVAERMYRTELPYGVFHIEQCLSLQNIQEALRFPLKVTTKIT, encoded by the coding sequence GTGAAAGACCAGATTTGGGTTGTAGGCGGATATGGTCAGGTGGGGCAAATGATATGTACAGAGCTGGCACGCTCGTTTCCGGGCAAAGTATGGGCGGCAGGTACGCGAATGAACCGGGCTGAGGAATTCAGCCGATCTACAGGCGGGCTAGTGCAGCCGCTTCAACTGGATGTACGAAAAGCAATGGATCCTGTCCAGCTTCAATCCGTCAAACTGGTAATTATGTGTGTGGACCAGACGGGTCCCCGATTTGTCGAAGCTTGTGCAAAAGCAGGGACGGATTATATCGATATTTCAGCCAATTATGATTTTCTGGGTCAGGTCGAACAGCTGCATTCCAGAATGCAGCGTTCCAAAGCAACAGCCATGCTCAGTGTGGGACTATCGCCTGGTGTAACCAATCTGCTTGTGCGTGAAGCGGGAGCTCACATGGAGCAAGTGGACGAAGTGGACATTACCGTCATGCTGGGACTGGGCGAGAAACACGGAAAAGCCGCGGTGGAGTGGACGGTAGATCAGATGAATGCTACCTATCAGGTCATGAAAAAGGGCAAGCCAGCCGAAGTGCACAGTTTTCACGATGGGAAATGGATTGATTTTGGCGCAGACTTGGGCCGCAGGAAAGCATATCGTTTTAACTTTTCGGATCAACACGTCGTTGCTCGTACACTTCGTATTCCAACAGTGTCCACCCGGTTATGTCTAGATTCCCGCTGGATGACCAGATCCATGGCAATCTCGAAACGTATTGGTCTGTTCTCACTACTGCGTATTGCCTCCCTTCGTAATGGTACGGTCAAGGCTTTTGGGGTTATTCCCGGAGGGGAGCCGATGTTTGCAGTTAAGGTAGATGCAGTGGGATGGAAAAAGGGCAAGCCAATCCATGTCGAGCAGCTGCTGGTTGGCGAACGTGAAGCAGATGCTACAGCAGCAGTTGCAGTGGCGGTAGCGGAGCGAATGTACCGGACGGAACTCCCGTATGGTGTTTTCCACATTGAACAATGCCTGTCCTTGCAGAACATTCAGGAAGCACTTCGTTTTCCATTGAAAGTAACAACGAAGATCACGTAA